One window from the genome of Bacteroidia bacterium encodes:
- the rplQ gene encoding 50S ribosomal protein L17, translating to MRHGSKVNHLSRTASHRKALMANMASSLIKHKKINTTLAKAKALRVYVEPLLTKSKEDSTHARRHVFSYLQDKDAVTTLFRDIAVKIADRPGGYTRILKTGNRLGDNAEMCFIELVDFNEAMLAGKDTAKKAKTTRRRSTKKKVTGVADAEVEATEVEGDVKETKPKKAAKKSEDETKSE from the coding sequence ATGAGACACGGAAGCAAAGTAAATCATTTAAGTAGAACAGCCAGCCACCGAAAAGCACTGATGGCAAACATGGCAAGCTCGCTTATCAAACATAAAAAAATAAACACAACACTTGCAAAAGCAAAAGCATTGCGCGTTTACGTGGAGCCTCTTTTGACAAAATCAAAAGAAGATTCGACACACGCAAGAAGACACGTGTTTAGCTATTTGCAAGACAAAGACGCAGTAACGACTCTTTTCAGAGATATCGCTGTAAAAATTGCTGACAGACCAGGTGGATACACACGCATCTTGAAAACAGGAAATCGTTTGGGAGATAATGCAGAAATGTGTTTCATCGAATTGGTAGATTTCAACGAAGCAATGTTAGCCGGAAAAGATACCGCTAAAAAAGCAAAAACAACTCGCAGAAGAAGCACCAAGAAAAAAGTAACAGGCGTAGCTGATGCGGAAGTAGAAGCAACAGAAGTTGAAGGCGATGTAAAAGAAACAAAGCCGAAAAAAGCAGCTAAAAAAAGTGAAGACGAAACAAAAAGCGAGTAA